The proteins below come from a single bacterium BMS3Abin14 genomic window:
- the gmd gene encoding GDP-mannose 4,6-dehydratase — MKKALITGITGQDGSYLAEFLLAKGYEVHGIIRRASTFNTARIDHLYVDTHINNVTFYLHYGDLADPSQIYNIIHNIHPDEIYHLGAQSHVRVSFDIPEYTGDVTGLGTIRLLEAIRRSGIKTRYYQASSSEMFGNSPPPQGENTVFYPRSPYAAAKVYSHWMTVNYREAYSLYACSGILFNHESPRRGETFVTRKITRALANIQAGRQKKLYLGNLKAGRDWGFAPDYVKAMWMILQQERPEDFVISTGETHTVEEFLVEAFSYAGLDHQKYVEIDPKYFRPTEVDVLTGDSSKARRVLGWKPLVSFRELVRIMVDSDMEAAGLTSPGEGKAILAEKDFGWIKRP, encoded by the coding sequence ATGAAAAAGGCGTTGATCACAGGCATTACGGGGCAGGATGGATCCTATCTCGCTGAGTTTCTTCTGGCGAAAGGCTACGAGGTTCACGGAATCATCAGAAGGGCCAGCACTTTCAATACCGCACGGATCGACCACCTCTATGTGGATACTCACATCAACAACGTCACCTTCTATCTTCATTACGGGGACTTAGCGGACCCAAGCCAGATTTACAACATCATCCACAACATCCATCCTGACGAGATCTACCATCTTGGGGCCCAGAGCCACGTTCGCGTCAGCTTCGACATCCCGGAATACACAGGCGACGTTACGGGACTGGGGACGATACGGCTCCTCGAGGCGATCCGGAGGAGCGGGATCAAGACCCGCTATTACCAGGCGTCCAGCAGCGAGATGTTCGGTAATTCACCCCCTCCCCAGGGCGAGAACACGGTATTTTATCCCAGGAGCCCCTATGCGGCCGCAAAGGTTTACTCCCACTGGATGACCGTAAACTACCGGGAGGCGTACAGCCTTTACGCATGCAGCGGCATCCTTTTTAACCACGAAAGCCCAAGGAGGGGTGAGACGTTCGTTACCCGGAAGATAACCCGGGCTCTCGCCAACATCCAGGCGGGCAGGCAGAAGAAACTTTATCTGGGGAACCTTAAGGCCGGCAGGGACTGGGGGTTCGCCCCCGATTACGTCAAGGCCATGTGGATGATCCTCCAGCAGGAGCGCCCGGAAGATTTCGTCATCTCAACAGGTGAGACGCACACCGTGGAGGAGTTCCTCGTTGAGGCGTTTTCCTACGCCGGGCTCGATCATCAGAAATACGTCGAGATCGATCCAAAATATTTCAGGCCCACGGAGGTGGACGTTCTCACCGGTGACTCCTCCAAAGCCCGCCGCGTACTCGGCTGGAAGCCCCTGGTCTCCTTCAGGGAACTCGTCAGGATCATGGTTGACTCCGACATGGAGGCCGCAGGCCTCACTTCGCCGGGGGAGGGAAAAGCGATTCTGGCGGAGAAGGACTTCGGATGGATAAAGAGACCCTAG